From the Cololabis saira isolate AMF1-May2022 chromosome 24, fColSai1.1, whole genome shotgun sequence genome, the window TGGTGGGGAAATGTTCCCTGAGCTGAGCGACTGACTGACCTCACAGATGCTGCAGTAGTGGGCCGGCTCGTCCCTGGTCCTCGGCCTCAGGACCGTCTCCTTGCCGGCGGACGCCAAGGCCTCCTTCACCCACTGGCACTGTTTCAGCGTCCGCAGCAGGCAGTACCTGCGATGCAAACCCCCCCACGTCAGCGCCCCGGATTGAACAATCCGCTGGAATATTCAAAAAGGGGAAACGATCGTGCGACTCACTTGATCATCTCAAACAGCTTGTGGTCGGACACTTTAATGTTGCGTGCCATGTTCCAGGAGAGGTGCACCATGGGAACCATGGACTTGACGCTCTGGAGCTTGTTCCACTCGTAGCGCTCCACGGCCAGCTTGTACTGGTGGGCtgaaaaaagcaggtggagaaACGCAGCGGCGTGAGCGGTGGtgatgtttctgtcagcctgtttcaagttaagtttcagtctagtctttgggtcaagctatcattttagcttttagtagttttagtcacgttcattctccttttagtcgtgtcaagttgacagattgtatttagccaaacccattttacaattcaaacaagataagataagatagtcctttattgatccccagaggggGAATTCGGGTgctacagcagctcaaagtcggacaacatgaactcagactaaataaacgataaagatgaaaataaaaaatatatatatatatatatatatatatatatatatatatatatatatatatatatatttttttttttttatatataatataaaaaaaataaaaaatacagaaatacagtaaaaaagaaactgaacaactgtactgtaaactgaataaatgtacTATAAACATAGTAAATGTCTGTTATACTAATATAGTATAAAGGAATAGTGTGCAGCTGCAGTCTTATTATAAATACAATcgaggttatcttattattatattattgttaccttatagacttaACAATACATTCAtcccagatacagaagactctaatttgagtttacaacatatttatttgtgattttgtggactgggattgaggactaacgtcacccagcagcagaactaaaccagaggaaactactgaaaacatggacattaaggatctttggtagaacatttcgtctcgttttggtcaacgaaaatgaagacacattttagcagagtttttattttgtaatctacattttagtctcgtttttattcctctacgattatatatttatttatccttatCGTCACATGCCCAGCATTTTCATCGCGTCTCCTcacattttcctcaggtgataaaggttcgttgacgacgctctttagtcataattttcgttgctGAAAGCAGCTTTACGTACCGGTGAGCGGTCCCACGTTCCAGGCGATGTTGTTGCACCAGCCGATGGCCTGCACCCAGTGGATGGTTCCCGTGTTGAGCCACACCAGGTCTCCCGGTCGCTGGATGAACCGGTAGACCGGCACGTCGGCCTCATACAGGTCCTCCAGGTTGGGCCACCACGAGCCCATCAGGAAGTTAATGTTGTTCCTGCCAGACGGGAAGTAAACAACCGGTTCACAAAACAAactaataaatgaaaaaaaaaggcaggaaTTGAGTCGATCCCATCTTACTTTTCGCAGAAGTTGCTCATCACGCCCCAGTACGGCTCCGGCACGGCGAACCACTCGCAGTCCCCGGGGCCGATGTTGATGTTGACGGCGCAGAAGTTGTTGTGTTCCTGGTGGCCCGGTATCCTGCTGCCCGGCACCTTCATGTACAGCTGCACCGTGTTCATGCCCAGGATGGTGTGGCCCACGTGGCTCAGCAGGTTGCCGGCGGAGACGACGCGGGCGAAGGCCGGAAGCTTGCTgagctcctgcagctgctgtttcCACCTGGAGGGAACCGCACCGGAGagtttttatgtttatatattttttttcctattttatcacccagtgctccttcctaatggcgcttttccactagtacctactcagctcgactcgactcgcctcagtttggttctttcccactaggggtctaacgcgccgagtagatacttttctgtaactattctgccgaggttctaagcggctgagtcggctgtatctgacatcatcacactacaggccaccgattggtcggggggttggcccGTCAGCCTGGTAGGACTTTGTTCCAAACTTCAATTACTCTCCTGTGCTTCTCAATGGTATTTCGCCTCGCCGCTTGAACACTTCTCTCCCTCagttgttttaattttatattgaATACAAGCCACCGAGCAAGCAGGAGATACTCATCCATGTTCTTCGTCTTTGGCGTCTTACTTCTTCGCTTGTGTtgcacaatcgagtacgtcacagcagctttgctccaacccgcctacttctgcttCAGGTGCTGaatttagtgatgcaccgaaatgaaaatttgtggccgaaaccgaaaataataaacacttggccaaataccgaacaataccgaacatggttcttcagcagtttttcatttattttgccaattttttcaccattgcataaatcaaataaatttgatttaggcatgcttttaaaagaaaaaaatcttttacaaaattacaaggtagaaaatatacattgaacataaaaaactgaacgttttttaatttcccagcattatgttgttttggttccacctcctggtgaatgttaggtaaaattcttatggggttagtttttgtttggccaacgatttatgtagtgcgcaacgttacgggacggagcggccggtctatttccttattttagaacgccgttattaattgttcggtttttttcccacttattccaccgaacaccgaaagtgtttttttgccattttcggccgaacaatttcggttaccgaacaatcggtgcatcactagctgaattgtaatggaaaaggaaccaggccaagttgagtcgagtcgggctgagtaggtactagtggaaaagcaccgtAAGTCAGTCccgggcattgctccctctaccaaccccggcttctccggccggacgtagagcgtggaaggatcacgttattccagcctgtgtatagcccaggactgctgcatgtttttgtgagggagaGGAACATGCAAaccccacacagaaaggccctttggccaaccccacccagggcgagaattgaacccaggaccttctagctgtgagacgcCTGCACGAGTTTTTAAACAAAAACCCATAAAAGACTGGAGACAGCAAGTCGAGATCCACACTCACTTCCTTTCATCCGAGACGTCGATGTTCGTTCCAAACTTGATGTGTTTCAAGGGTCCCCGTCTTTTCCGTGCAGCACTTAAGAAGCAGACAAACAACATTTGATTAATCTTGATTACTTAGTCCCAATTAGCCGTTAATGGCAGAAACGGGGCTGTTTTTCTCAAGCACCTCTCTGCTGACGTCGGCTCCGAGTCCGAAGGCTCCTTTAGGGCCTTCTTCTCGTTCTCCTCCTGGAAACAGACCATTAAGAGAAGAGCGTTAAGCCAGCATTCCCCTTGTGCATAACCTccagatcaggggtgtcaaatgtgcggcccgagagattttcatgcggcccgcgagaagtttccaacgcaaaaaaactaaatgttaatttactaaaaaggaaggcataaatgaTTGCCATGAattgcagcatatccgataatatatttcttctacaaatccatcgttattccacaaatagagcagtttgacatttttttagttttctagaatgcatttcccgattttatttctttgtagacggtcgtttatttttattaactgactactattatatattttcgcaggaaaaatatcactgctaaaaaagatgatagaagatatttattcggagaatttcagttttgaatacgaggatagtgataaagtaaaacagttaaaagaagtgctgactttttcggcacactggcgtaattatccgcgccaattttttaaaataaatacacttaattgtactggaaaaatctctaaatcacaaagaaactctctcggatgtaataagaaagattttgcttttaattaaatttcctataaaaaagcgaaatataaaaaaaacatacttgtttccgtttatctttgtaaaatgatattaaaagtgtcttacataatttgaaaaaaaaccgagaaatttcaagaaaagatactgaagaaatatattttacataattagagtgtaaacaaagtgcatatttgctttaaaattaactaaactaatattggattagataacaatagtaaaaaaaaaaaaaaaaaaagagttagaaaaaaaatattattattattattattattttgagcgtgcggcccgagAGAAAGAAATTGGTCAAATCTGGCCCGCCAAAGCAAAACGAGTTTGACCCCCCTGCTCCAGATGAAAGACGTTATAATCGTACCCTCAGGGACTCCTGGAAGGAAGTGGCCTGGTACTGGGCGTATTTGGCGATGGTGGTGTGAGAGCGGGCGCTTTCGCAGCGCCACATTTTCTTGGTGCCGCTCGGGTCCCAGTTCTCGTCGGCGGGCTGCGAGAGCTGCGTCCAGACCTCCACCAGGTGCTCCGGGTTGGCTTCCACCAGAGTCTTCGTGGAGAACAGGCCCAGATCTGCAGAGGAACAGAAGCATGctgattaggcctgtgttgaaaacaaTCGATTTCctaattctaaatcgattctcatattaattcctaaagatcgatttttttttattgatttttttttgggttttttttttttttaaatcttttatttatttatgtattttttttttcatcattacattacaacttttggttatttttttgtttatccccaaaaaaggaatgttttgttggacacgagaataactggtgccatgtttttgcctttaaatacagtatgtttaaaggtatgaaaacattaaagtgttaggttataattgcataaattatactgtcttggggttacatttgcaaaaaatgctaaaaaccaaatgctcaaaaattaaaaaccaaaatagaccgaaaatggaacaaataaaaacggaatgtgggaaaaaataaaaccgatttcatccgtctctgtttcctccctggatctgtttggtaattctgacccacgatgtttctgaaagcagttctatcagcattctgggagctgattggtccttacagcatcattagctgccaatacttgctgtttaatctcaatataatactagtagtaatattttgcataactacagtcatataattcatgcaacagctgaaaaaacagttttaataacactaacccaaatcaatatcggaatcgaatcgaatcaaatcttgataatcgattctgaatcttaagaatcgaaatcgaatcttgacatttgaatcgatccctagCCCTAATGCCTGCCATGGGCGTGACGCGGGGAACTGTGACGTGGACGAGGCTCTTACCCAGTTTGAGAGCTCCGGCCAGGCCTCTGATGACCGTGACGGGGTTGGAGGGGTTTGTGCAGAACTGGTGCAGTGGGGGGAAGAAGGCATCTCTCTTGTTCTCCAGCTGGTTTGGGGCGAGAGCATGAACGGTTGAAGACCCCCGGACCAAAGCGTGACTGATATTGTGAGGTATTGGTGCCGGTACTCACGTAGATGCTGGGCGTGGGAGGGTTGAGCTTCTCTTTGGGCAGGGCTGGTGAGGGCGGGGGCGGCAGCCGGGGCGGGGGGCACTTATCGAGGAGGATGCTGCTGTTTGAAAGCCCGTTCTTCCCCAGGTTTCTGCACGGAAACACcaattcagaatcagaaatcagttttattggccaagtatgaacttGCCAGACGGGGAATTTGACTCACttcgctcactgaacccagatttaaatagtagcaaacagtaaataaacaaatgtggctcttattaacatatatacaattaaaaaaagtgaaaggtgcagcagtatgaggtaaacatggttattgaaaggtgcattgttacagcatatgattgtggttattattattgcacagtggttgattactctgaaTTGACCCTTTGTGAGCCTTCTGATTTGTCCCTGACTGACATCAGAAAAATTATTCTCTGCTGCTACATCCGGGTCAGAATATCCGGTTGGATAAAACAGCCGTCTCACTCGTTTAGGATAAAGCTATGTGGACGGCCAGCAGTTCAACCCTTCCACCGTTctatcagctaaactcatcaaaaCATCTTGTTTATTAAACTCACTACAcaaaatatacacatatatgcacacacacacacatatatatatatatatatatatatatatatatatatatatatatatacagccgCAAAAATACCTTGTTTTGCCAAAAACCTCACTAcatgtagtgctgggcggtataccggttcataccgaataccggtgtttatttttcttatgatatgaatttttcatataccgtaataccggtgagtatgtacaatagcgtacacaacgttgggaacgccgcaccgctggacactgtttgtgagggtgagagtttagcagtagtgatgcaccgattgttcggtaaccgaaattgtttggccgaaaatggcaaaaaactttcggtgttcggtggaataagtgggaaaaaaaacgaacaattaataacggcgttgtaatataaggaaatagactggccgctcccgtaccggttgcgcaccacaaacataaatcattggccaaacaaaaagtaaccacataagaattttacttcagttttttcagttttctatgtccaataaatattttctaccttgtaattttgtaaaagatctttttctttgaaaagcatgcctaaatcaaatttatttgatttatgcaatggtgaaaaaattggcaaaataaatgaaaaactgttccAGAACATGACACGGGGGAACTTGTTCCGAAAAGAGGAGCTGTGTCGGCTGAGTGGAAATTCTTTGGCTTTAAAAAAGACGACGTCCAACAAACAACAATCATCTGCAAGTGTTGTAAAGCTAAAGTTGTAGCCGCGGGAGGCAACACTAGCAACTTGCTCCACCACCTCAGCCGCAAACATGTGATAGAATATCAAGAATACGTGAAGCTGAGATCTGCGTCCACCACGTCTACAGGTAACACTAGAAGTGCGGCAGAAAAGTCAAGTCAGACAACAGTTAaagtctttaagtgttgtctgactgattctctcacttcattagaatcataagtgccgccacctcattgtaaacggcatcattttgtgaggccatgcaaacctgtatttatactagtgtggacattaatgtttttctacaatatttcctcctcatgacagtaaaataagccattctaagccaatttactgcagtaattcctttccaaatcattagaaaatgtggttaacacccagttgtgcatgaaaaaaaaaaataccgtgatatactgTGAagccgatataattttgaaaaataccgtgatataaattttcggtcataccgcccagcactaactACATGGTACCTGAAGTGTTCTTTTTATATAGATCTAGTTAACTGTTTATTTTCTTATGTCTAATAATTAGAAATTAAGTTATGTAAAACCCCGTTTTTACAATGGGAGTGGACGGGAAAGATGACGATGTTGATGTTTTGTCCGACCTGgcaacgggggcggggcttgacaaaggCTCAATTGTTTATTAATCAGCCAGGCCTCTGCTTCATCACTGATTCTTTTACTGAAGACGACCAACTTTATCATCACAAACGTGCAACTTAATCAACCAGAtgtaattaaaaaggaaaaaagtccaaatgtgcaGTTAAAACGAAAGGACATCTGCATGGCAACAGGGATGGCCGGTAGCCTTGAGTGGGGCTGACGGTTACATAACAGAGCTGGCCGTCTTGTACTTGCGCTGTAATTCCACTGGGAGGAGACATGATCAAAACAAAACCCTCAGCCCGACTGATGCGCTCTGACAGCGAGGAGGGGACGAGAGGGCTGGTAGTGTGTTCAACAACAGCCAGTACATCATTCATATCATATCAAACGTGAGAGTGTGTGATGTGAAGGGGTTCCGGTCTGACCTGCAGGCCTTCAGCACGTCTGTGGAGCTGGGGTAGATGGATAtggacgaggacgaggacgacgaggaggaggagccgTGGCCGTGCGGCGGCGTGGCCTTGGGGCAGCTGACGGCGGGCGGCTCGGCCTTCAGGGGGCTTTGGGAGTCCTCCGAGATGCCCCCCTTGCCGTTGCCGTTGAGCGTGGGCGCGGCGGACGCGCTGGGGCTGTGGCCGCCCGTCTGGGTGTGCTCCGAGGACTTGGGCGAGGGCGTGGCGGTGGATATGGCGGAGATGGGCGAGGAGGCAGCCGAGCTGCCTTGTGCGTGGGGGGTGGAGGGCAGGACGGCCGGGTGGATGTTGTTGACTTTCCTTTGAGAGTCCGGCGCCGCCGAGGCGGCGGGCGCCGCCCCCTCCGACGGCCCCTCCCCCCCGTCGGGGGCCTTCCCCCCCGCCAGCAGGGCGGATAGCCTGGGATTGTCTGCGCTAAGGCTCGGCTTCTCGCCGCCTTCCGCCGCCTTGTCGCCGTCCGCGTGTACGTGATTGGCTACGCCGTCCGCCGGCGCCGCTTTGCCATCGGCGGGGGGCGGCGGCAGCGGCGTTCGGCCCTCCGAGCCCCCGTTTCCGAGGGCGGCCGGGGCGAGAGTGGCTGCGGTGTTGTCATCTTTGGTAGCGGCACCACCTGAGGTAGAGGAGTgggggacggagggaggggaggggaggtggTTGTGAGGCGGTTGCCGCGGCGAAGGGGCATTACTGGAATGTCCAACCTGATTGCTGGGGGGAACAGGGGGGTTGGAGTTGGGGATCTGGGGATGAGAGGGGGTCCCCTCACTGTTTGAGCCGGTCGCATGTTGAACACACCCCTTCTGAAGCCCCTGGGGGGGAAACAAGCGTGTTAGTGCAGAAACAgaactagggctgcaacaacGAATCGATAAAATCCATaaaaatcgattattaaaagCGTTGGCAACGAATTCCATTATTGATTCGTTGTGTCGCGCGATTATTACGTCACTCACTAAGTCTCGGAGCTGAAGTTGAGTTGAGCGCGGAGCGAAAGTAGAGGAGCTTGTGCTTTGCCAGCTCAAAAAcaggtatttcgcccggactacatttaatgcggcacagcgcgctgacgccgcgcacgtaaAAGAAGAAggtttttgtaacatgccatgctcaggcagacgggagacacgtgtagctcagtgcttaacttttatttttaatccacgctatattcttgtgGACCGTTCTCCAATATGTTCCCCCTGTAACctggtacatacataggttcctctaaacatctgttcccgctacagttttaactaaaagaaaatgtgctccaatacagcaggtctcataattttattttgatcactgccaaaactcaaaatcttataaagactttaacttaaaacttaactagaacttaaaattttcttgacacaaatgaaagttcaattgaaacacgtgttttaagtgatgtgtgttttcaggtgtaatggcatttttaggttagaaataagaatatttcttggtaagatccttagttttttgagtgaaggcagtgagagaacaaattgtaatgttcaaacaaatcctgtttctgatttgtatttttctttattttttataatctatttattgttctgacagctcaggtcccttttaaacaaagtatacctcttttgtgcactttatttttatatatttggcagatgtaaagcatacatgtgtatgttttctgtgttagtccatttagtttgttttttttaatcaatacttTAAAAGCTCAGGGATGTTCAAGGAGCAACCTGTTTGTGAACTTTCTGAAGATTATCTGCACTGTGAATTGGCACTGTCAGTTCTGTTTTCGAATAAATGGTTGGAAtccaatgctttttttttttttaaatccaattcatcgattaattgaaaaaataatggacagattaatcgattattaaaataatggttagttgcagccctaaacAGAACATACAGGTGGACTTTGATGGAGCGATCCGTGCAGGTGTGTGTAACGTTACCTGAGAGGAGTTTAGGTGCAGGGCCTGGCGCGGCGTGGCGTCCTGTGTTAGCGTGCTTGTGCAGGTGTGAGGTAGCGGTGCTGCGTTGCTGCTGCCGGCAGCGGGCGGGTAAGGCACGTCTCCGTTGGGTCCCGTGGCCGGGGGCCCGGGCTGATTATTACTACCACTGTTACTATGGTCACCCACAGAGTCTGAGTGTCCGTGTGCCCCCGAGCCCAGCGGCCCGTTGGCCAGCGGCTGGGGGGGGCAGAGCGGCCGGTGGGGTCCCGGCTGGGGCCGCGTGGGGTGGAGGCTGGGGttgggggaggggagggagttGGTGGCGGGGCCGTTGGGGAGAGAGGGGCGCACCTGACCTCCTGAGGGGTTCTGTCTCATCTggaagagaattaaaaaaaacagtttggtCCTTTCATGCAGATTCTTACAGCCATCCATGTTGACATTCAGATTAACTTACAGTTTGGCTCATAATACGACGGTTTAACGCTCACACATGCCAAAGCACGCTATGAAAGTCATCTCTAAATAAAACTCCGGGATTGCAAATCATGCACTGTGTACCCTGGATTTGGGACTTTATTTTAACCCCTTCCTTTAAGCCGTTAACTACCCAGCATGCCTCGTTCACAGAACCTCCACATGCGAGGCATTCCTCCTGCACACTTGTAAACAGTTTTCAAGCTGACTCAAGCATCTCAACTATATAAAGTCAGCAAACAACTGATGCATTTCACTTCTCAATACAAACACTTACTTGAAATggggaggaaaagaaactagaAGTAAAGCATTAGAGACAAAATccaaatacagtaatccctcgctataacgcggttcacctttcacgtctcgctgcttcacagatttgcattgtgcatcgtgttctgcattctgattggctaaacagtctccccgctacagttctcaaatagaatcgatggtggcatgtcggtttataagaatctttttgcccagaagaaaaaaagagcaacaacGACAcgtaactatgttcttctcttgaaaaaaaacacacctttagaagaaaaagacgctacagagtggagtaaagtcaggatgcagcggcagtcAGAAGACAGaagcctagggctgggcgattttggccaaaaataaaatcccgattttttttctctgaaaacccgattttcgatttcgatttttttggtaaaactacaaaagacaatggaataaattgtttaaaatattttatctttatttttaaagaaaaatagcaaacaaatttccctattgggaatgaagtgcaattgaaagatactgtaaatcctccttgagtttagtaaagtgacaacatttaccattttcttgaccaaacaaagatgactagacgagctctgtctgtaatgcagccagctgcaaaaaaggaaaatcggttttccgattttccttttttaacatcgattttgattaataaatccgatttagatttaaaatcgattaatcacaCAGCCCTACAGAAGCCTTgtacaataaatgtaaaaaaaataaactacttcacagatttcacctatcacgggttctttttgcaacgtaacccccgcaaacaacgagggattactgtattcattTTAATGTGACAGATCAGAAACCAGTGTCCAATGGTATAGGTTGGTTGCCCCTGGCAACCATTAGTCTCAAGCCATGAATAAAACAGTATTCGTGGTGCTGCTGATGGATTCTTCTGCAGCCCGCAGTGATTCAGCGTGCATCTTCCACAGATTAGTACCTGCTGCATCGTGGCGAGCTGAGCCTCCAGTTGCTCCAACATCTGAAGCTGAGGGGGTTTAAGGTTGGCCCGATTACTCCGCAGCTGTTCCAGCACCTGAAGAGGCACAATAAGATTGGAAACCTCACGG encodes:
- the LOC133424931 gene encoding histone demethylase UTY-like isoform X3, producing the protein MHHTVEQLGDRASRDSYAIQCLQKSLEADPNSGQSWYFLGRCYSSIGKVQDAFISYRQSIDKSEASADTWCSIGVLYQQQNQPMDALQAYICAVQLDHSHAAAWMDLGTLYESCNQPHDAIKCYINATRSKGCTNTAALTHRIKCLQAQLSNPQLSSLQGKTKMLPLIEEAWSLPIPAELTSRQGGLSSAPQQACKPNHSAEGGVLGQSLPPHVGALAQAEDQSCPAKRRRASSPGKSDSWTSNPAQQPAPNWHLSPQKLQVLEQLRSNRANLKPPQLQMLEQLEAQLATMQQMRQNPSGGQVRPSLPNGPATNSLPSPNPSLHPTRPQPGPHRPLCPPQPLANGPLGSGAHGHSDSVGDHSNSGSNNQPGPPATGPNGDVPYPPAAGSSNAAPLPHTCTSTLTQDATPRQALHLNSSQGLQKGCVQHATGSNSEGTPSHPQIPNSNPPVPPSNQVGHSSNAPSPRQPPHNHLPSPPSVPHSSTSGGAATKDDNTAATLAPAALGNGGSEGRTPLPPPPADGKAAPADGVANHVHADGDKAAEGGEKPSLSADNPRLSALLAGGKAPDGGEGPSEGAAPAASAAPDSQRKVNNIHPAVLPSTPHAQGSSAASSPISAISTATPSPKSSEHTQTGGHSPSASAAPTLNGNGKGGISEDSQSPLKAEPPAVSCPKATPPHGHGSSSSSSSSSSISIYPSSTDVLKACRNLGKNGLSNSSILLDKCPPPRLPPPPSPALPKEKLNPPTPSIYLENKRDAFFPPLHQFCTNPSNPVTVIRGLAGALKLDLGLFSTKTLVEANPEHLVEVWTQLSQPADENWDPSGTKKMWRCESARSHTTIAKYAQYQATSFQESLREENEKKALKEPSDSEPTSAESAARKRRGPLKHIKFGTNIDVSDERKWKQQLQELSKLPAFARVVSAGNLLSHVGHTILGMNTVQLYMKVPGSRIPGHQEHNNFCAVNINIGPGDCEWFAVPEPYWGVMSNFCEKNNINFLMGSWWPNLEDLYEADVPVYRFIQRPGDLVWLNTGTIHWVQAIGWCNNIAWNVGPLTAHQYKLAVERYEWNKLQSVKSMVPMVHLSWNMARNIKVSDHKLFEMIKYCLLRTLKQCQWVKEALASAGKETVLRPRTRDEPAHYCSICEVEVFNLLFVRRELLSKKQHVVHCQDCARKGSATLDDFVVLEQYRMEDLMQVYDQFTLAPPLHSSSS